From the Peromyscus leucopus breed LL Stock chromosome 8b, UCI_PerLeu_2.1, whole genome shotgun sequence genome, one window contains:
- the Prr15l gene encoding proline-rich protein 15-like protein: MTEVGWWKLTFLRKKKSTPKVLYEIPDTYAQTEGGAEPPGPDTEGPHSDFNTRLEKIVDKNTKGKHVKVSNSGRFKEKKKVRAMLAENPNLFDDREDKGQ; encoded by the coding sequence ATGACTGAAGTCGGCTGGTGGAAGTTGACTTTCCTCCGGAAAAAGAAATCCACCCCCAAAGTGCTCTATGAAATCCCTGACACCTACGCCCAAACGGAGGGAGGTGCTGAGCCGCCCGGCCCCGACACCGAAGGCCCTCACAGCGACTTTAACACCCGCCTGGAGAAGATTGTGGACAAGAACACCAAAGGCAAACACGTCAAAGTCTCCAACTCCGGCCGCtttaaggagaagaaaaaagtccGGGCCATGCTGGCAGAGAACCCCAACCTCTTTGATGACAGGGAGGACAAAGGACAATGA